GAAGAAGAGGCGATCATCCCCGGCCAGCAGGTGGTCGTGATGGTATGGCAGCAGGAGGCCGCAGAGAACTGGCTTGGTCTGGACGTAGCGGACATATACGCCCCGGACTTCTATATGAATGGCGGATATACGGCAGTAAAACTCGTCGACCGGATCAACGAGAACCCTGACACGTATGCGGATGTGGTCTATGTGATTGAGAATATGCAGTCCGGGGAACTTGGAAAGGGCGTGGAAGAGGCCCTGAATGACAAGGGATATGGCGTCAAACGCGTCATCTTCACCAACTTCCCGAAGTCCGTCGACGGCGTGGACTCAATCCCTGATGTCCTTGCGTATAACAAGGGTCTTGTCACGCCGGTCGCTGACGATTCTACAGACGGGCAGCCTGAACCGACCCCATCTCCCGGGTTTGGCGTACTGGCGGGCATTTTAGGTGTCGGCCTTGTCTTCTGTGCACGGAAGGGTGTGGCATAACCTCCCCCCTGATGTTCCTATTTTTCCAGGAGAGTGTGAATGGACCCTAATGAAAACGGATGTTCCTGTGCTGAAAAGGACAAAGGAAGGGAGCACTTTGACGGAATCGAAAATGAATACGAGAGAATGATCGTTCAGATTGTCCCCTCCCCCCGGGACTTCTTCGGTTCGGTACTCTCGCTCATCCCCGACGGTCCCGTCCGGGTACTGGAACTGGGAAGCGGCACGGGTTTTGTCACCGCGATGCTCTGTGCACGGAACCCTGAAGCGGAGATCACGGGAATCGATCTCTCGCCCGGCATGCTGGAGGTGGCGAAGGCCAAACCGGAGCTCTCAGATGTAACATTCATCACCGGAGACTTCCGGGAGGTCTGGGGAACGGGGACATTCGATGTCATCTTTACGACCCTCTGCCTCCACCATCTGCCGGACGCGGACCGGGCCGCCCTGCTGAAGACGATCCACGATTCTCTCAGGGAAGGGGGCGTCTTTGTGAACGGCGATGTCTTTGCGGCGGAATGTGACCGGGAAGAGGCATTGAATATGGCGTGGTGGCGCGATGCGATGCAGAAAAATGGCCTCTCTGCGGGTGAGGCAGAGGAAATGATTCAAAAGCGAAGAGATAACACGGCATATCTCGACACCATCAGCGGGTACCGGCAAAAGATGGAAGCCGCGGGATTCGGGACCACCGTTCATCTGTATAAAAACCGGATCTACAGTACATTCGCCGGATTCCGGTGAATCCTTCTATTTTTCCTGAATCGGGGGATGCACATAAGGTGAGGGCTCCGTTTTTGTGGCAGCGGTTGCAGAAGGGAAAATTATCCGTCGCTTTTATTCAGGCACGTGCCGGGAATGCTCTCTCAGGTTCTCCCCTGTGGAATATGTCTCTCCGATCATCTGAAGATGGGGATCCATTCCGGAAATTGCTGATACCATAAATGTACTACCGGACGATTTCTGCGTCGGCCGGGCGGGACAAATGCCATTTCAGGGCTTTTAGTTTTGTCTGTTCGTCAGTTTCTACAATTTCAAAATACGAAACTTGCGGGATGGGAGTCGGCCCTATCCCGCCGGTCATCGCAGGAAAAAAGGGAGATCCCTTTTATCCGTAATCTCCCTCTCCCTCTCAGGGACCAAGGTCGGCCACTTTAAACTTCCACCAGGGACCGTCATTCGTATCATCACTATACCAGGCAGTCAGTTCGAACCCGTAGAAGAGGTAGAAGTTATCGTTATACATTGCCCCATTGGGCTGCCATTGGAATGTATATGTCCCCTGAGCGGTTCCGAGATCGGGTAAAGCATAGAGCTGGTACCCGTCGCTCCAAACGCCTGTCGTTTTATTGAACTTCTTGATGTATGGAAGGAACCAATCGCCGTTTATAACAGCATTCGGTGAGTGGTTCTCTCCGTACACCAGCGCGATGGTGCCATCGCCAATGTCCGTCAGGAACGGCCGCCCCATATTTTCCACATTTCCGGTATCCAGGATTTCCGAACTGAACACTGAACTCATCGCAATGTGACAGAGCCGTATCTGCTGAGATGTGTCCTGTACCGCCAGGAGTACATCTGTTGACGGGATATCAGGAGGAACGTAGAAGACGGCGCCGGGCGACGACGTCACTACAGGAGAATCGTACACTTTTCCACCATAATGCCAGTCGTATCCAAAATTATCGCTGTAAACAAAGTAGAGGTAATCTTTGTAATCCTTGGCGTAGTAGACATATATCCGGTTGGTTATCGGGTTGAATACCGGAGCAACCTCCCATCCTTCTGCTTTTGTTGTTGGAGTTACGCCTGTGAAAGTGTCCTGTATCTTCAGCCAGTCGCCGTCCTCCCAGACATTACCATTCAATCTCGTGAAGTAGAGATTTCCATTGCGTCCTGTAACAAACACAAACAACTTCTCCGGGCCACCTGGGTATTGAACTACCAACGGTGCGGGTTCGGCATAGGATGTGCCATCCCACAACTGGGAGGCGCCGGAGAGCACACCATCCTTGAACGTCCTGACCTCGATGCGATAGAAATTATCTGAGAATACATTTGTACTCGAGTACCAGAGGGAGAAGACGTAGAGTTGGTCGTTGTAATAGACCCCTCTGGCGTTATCTGTGGATTCGTATTGTCCCCACCCGTCCGGCCAGACCATGCCCACCAGCGGTGCACTGCCGTCAAGATCCAAGAGGGCATAATCCGTTCCAATAACGGTATCGACTGCCAGAATAAACCGTCCGATCAGCCCTTCAGGTACCCTGAAGGTGATGGAGTCCATGCTCCAGTCCACGATCTTTCCCTTCTCTATTTCAATTTCCATCCCTTCTGCGACATCAACATACGCGAGGCGGATTACTCCCTGCTTATCGCCGAAGAAGTCTCCTTCAACTGTGACAATCTCACCGTCCAGTGTCAGTCTATCTACTGAGATCTCCGGCTTTTTGATGGTGAATGAGGAATAGGTCATCGGATCGGCGGCTTTTTTGTCCCCCTGCACCAGGACCGTGATGGTGTACTCCCCGGCGGGATGAACTTTAAACACCTTACAGGTGATCTCTGTGTCGCTCCAGTCCAGCACCTGGAGTTTATCATCACCCAGCAGGACCTCCCCTCTCTTATCGCCGAAGCCGGAGCCGGTGATTGTCAGCTCGGATCCCACGGTCCCCTCTGAGCGACTCACGTCGGATATCCCGGCTGCAGCCACACCCGCGACACCCGTCAGGGTGAGCAGAATAACGGCAAGAGCCAGAATTAAAAATTTCTTTGTCATTGTTCCATCTCCTGGCCGCGTTTTCTCTTTTGGAGCCGGGCCGGCGGCCACGTTCATCGCCCGGAACACAAGGCTGTGGCAGAGCGATATCGCTCCTGCTCAGCTCACCCCCCCGGTTCTGCGGTAGAAAAGCACCTCTGGCGTTGAACGTGGGCATCGGGCCGCAGACATGAGGTACGCAACGATGGACAT
Above is a window of Methanogenium organophilum DNA encoding:
- a CDS encoding class I SAM-dependent methyltransferase, which codes for MDPNENGCSCAEKDKGREHFDGIENEYERMIVQIVPSPRDFFGSVLSLIPDGPVRVLELGSGTGFVTAMLCARNPEAEITGIDLSPGMLEVAKAKPELSDVTFITGDFREVWGTGTFDVIFTTLCLHHLPDADRAALLKTIHDSLREGGVFVNGDVFAAECDREEALNMAWWRDAMQKNGLSAGEAEEMIQKRRDNTAYLDTISGYRQKMEAAGFGTTVHLYKNRIYSTFAGFR
- a CDS encoding IPT/TIG domain-containing protein; the encoded protein is MTKKFLILALAVILLTLTGVAGVAAAGISDVSRSEGTVGSELTITGSGFGDKRGEVLLGDDKLQVLDWSDTEITCKVFKVHPAGEYTITVLVQGDKKAADPMTYSSFTIKKPEISVDRLTLDGEIVTVEGDFFGDKQGVIRLAYVDVAEGMEIEIEKGKIVDWSMDSITFRVPEGLIGRFILAVDTVIGTDYALLDLDGSAPLVGMVWPDGWGQYESTDNARGVYYNDQLYVFSLWYSSTNVFSDNFYRIEVRTFKDGVLSGASQLWDGTSYAEPAPLVVQYPGGPEKLFVFVTGRNGNLYFTRLNGNVWEDGDWLKIQDTFTGVTPTTKAEGWEVAPVFNPITNRIYVYYAKDYKDYLYFVYSDNFGYDWHYGGKVYDSPVVTSSPGAVFYVPPDIPSTDVLLAVQDTSQQIRLCHIAMSSVFSSEILDTGNVENMGRPFLTDIGDGTIALVYGENHSPNAVINGDWFLPYIKKFNKTTGVWSDGYQLYALPDLGTAQGTYTFQWQPNGAMYNDNFYLFYGFELTAWYSDDTNDGPWWKFKVADLGP